One genomic region from Accipiter gentilis chromosome Z, bAccGen1.1, whole genome shotgun sequence encodes:
- the GEMIN7 gene encoding gem-associated protein 7 yields MLVPVGVLRLPRGPEGSSRGFNPTSPRFQALLGEQMTVQGVRANLRQRYLQVLGAARGHPTRFYLRAGVQVDAVFGAADVDAVAFQVDALRTPLGVQAAALLRYTDVLAYTFPLE; encoded by the coding sequence ATGCTGGTGCCAGTGGGGGTCCTACGCCTGCCGCGGGGTCCCGAAGGTTCCAGCAGAGGTTTCAACCCCACTTCACCCCGATTCCAAGCGCTCCTTGGGGAGCAGATGACGGTGCAGGGCGTGCGGGCAAACCTCCGGCAACGTTACCTACAGGTGCTGGGGGCCGCCCGGGGCCATCCCACCCGATTTTACCTCCGGGCAGGAGTCCAGGTGGACGCCGTTTTTGGTGCCGCCGATGTGGATGCCGTGGCGTTCCAGGTGGACGCCCTACGGACCCCCCTGGGGGTGCAGGCGGCCGCACTGCTGCGTTACACTGACGTCCTCGCCTACACCTTCCCCCTCGAGTGA
- the CLASRP gene encoding CLK4-associating serine/arginine rich protein isoform X2, with protein MWHEARKHERKLRGMMVDYKKRAERRREYYEKIKKDPAQFLQVHGRACKVHLDSAVALAAESPVNMMPWQGDTNNMIDRFDVRAHLDYIPMYTPPLLNPISPEQESDERKCNYERYRGLVQNDFAGISEEQCLYQIYIDELYGGLQKPNEDEKKKLAEKKASIGYTYEDSTVAELENSLEKRGDEEDSEEDSNTDEDEVIPDIDVEVDVDELNQEQVADLNKQATTYGMADGDFVRMLRKDKEEAEAIKNAKALEEEKAMYSGRRSRRQRREFREKRLKGRKISPPSYARRDSPTYDPYKRSPSESTSESRSRSRTPSPGHEEKITFITSFGGSDEEAAAASAQAGGISGKAATLGKQRSAPGQPGSTAAGHSTSSRRRSSSSSTSPSSSSSSSSRSSSRSHRGGGYHRSSRYCRSHSRRYSRSRSRSRRYSGGGSRDSRRRSRSYSPDRGYRYSSRRRSRSRSRSGERYRRGGRSSRHWSSSRSSRSPSDSRSYSKSMSPVREKPPRPAASPAVGEKLKKADTAAGKETGAAKPKLTPQEKLKLRMQKALNRQFKADKKAAQEKMLQQEHERQEREDELRAMARKIRMKERERREKEREEWERQYSRQSRSPSPRYGREYSSSRRRSRSRSRSPHYRH; from the exons ATGTGGCACGAAGCCCGCAAGCACGAGCGCAAGCTGCGAGGGATGATGGTGGACTACAAGAAGCGTGCGGAACGCCGTAGGGAATACTACGAAAAGATT AAAAAGGACCCGGCCCAGTTTCTCCAGGTTCATGGCCGGGCCTGCAAGGTCCACCTGGACTCGGCCGTCGCACTGGCTGCTGAAAGCCCCGTCAACAT GATGCCCTGGCAGGGGGACACGAACAACATGATCGACCGCTTCGATGTGCGGGCACACCTGGATTATATCCCCATGTACACCCCGCCCCTGCTGAACCCCAT CTCCCCTGAGCAGGAGTCTGATGAGAGAAAGTGTAACTACGAGCGGTACCGAGGCCTGGTGCAGAACGACTTTGCCGGCA TCTCGGAGGAGCAGTGCCTCTACCAGATCTACATTGACGAGCTCTATGGGGGACTCCAAAAGCCAAATGAAGATGAGAAAAAGAA GCTGGCGGAGAAAAAGGCTTCCATCGGCTACACATACGAGGACAGCACTGTGGCTGAGCTCGAGAACTCCTTGGAGAAGCGAGGGGATGAGGAAGACTCTGAGGAAGACAGCAACACAGATGAAGACGAAGTCATCCCCGATATCG ATGTGGAAGTGGACGTGGATGAGCTGAACCAGGAGCAAGTGGCCGACCTGAACAAGCAGGCGACCACGTATGGCATGGCAGACGGGGACTTTGTCAG gatgtTGCGGAAGGACAAAGAAGAGGCAGAAGCTATTAAAAATGCCAAAgccctggaagaagaaaaggcgATGTACTCG GGCCGTCGCTCTCGCCGCCAAAGGAGGGAGTTCAGGGAGAAACGCTTGAAAGGGAGGAAGATCAGCCCACCCAG CTATGCACGGAGAGACAGTCCCACCTATGATCCCTACAAACG CTCCCCCTCGGAGTCCACCTCCGAATCCCGTTCCCGTTCCCGCACCCCATCTCCCGGCCATGAGGAAAAGATCACCTTCATCACCAGCTTCGGCGGCAGTGACGAGGAAGCGGCAGCGGCATCTGCACAAGCTGGCGGCATCTCCGGAAAAGCTGCCACACTTGGGAAACAGCGTTCCGCCCCAGGGCAGCCGGGCAGCACCGCGGCAGGTCATAGCACCTCGTCCCG GAGACGCTCTTCgtcctcttccacctccccatcctcctcctcatcctccagctCCCGCTCCAGCTCCCGCTCACACCGAGGTGGCGGCTACCACCGCTCTAGCCGCTACTGCCGCTCCCACAGCCGCCGGTACTCACGCtcccgcagccgcagccgccgcTACTCGGGAGGGGGCTCGCGGGACAGCCGGCGTCGTTCCAGATCCTATTCCCCTGACCGGGGGTATCGGTAcagctcccgccgccgctccAG GAGCCGTTCCAGGTCAGGAGAGCGCTACCGGCGAGGCGGCAGGTCCAGCCGACACTGGAGCAGCAGCCGAAGCAGCCGAAGTCCCAGCGATTCGCGGAGCTACAGCAAATCAATGTCTCCGGTGCGAGAGAAACCACCGAGGCCCGCAGCGTCGCCCGCTGTGGGGGAGAAACTGAAAaa GGCTGACACTGCTGCTGGTAAAGAGACAGGAGCTGCCAAA CCCAAACTGACGCCACAGGAGAAGCTGAAGCTGCGCATGCAGAAGGCGCTGAACCGGCAGT ttaaagcCGATAAAAAGGCAGCGCAGGAAAAAATGCTGCAACAGGAGCACGAGAGACAG GAGCGGGAGGACGAGCTGCGTGCCATGGCCCGGAAAATTCGCATGAA GGAGAGAGAGCGCCGGGAGAAGGAGCGGGAGGAATGGGAGAGGCAGTACAGCCGGCAGAGCCGGTCTCCGTCCCCGCGCTATG GTCGGGAATACAGCTCCTCCCGGAG gcggtcccggtcccggtcccggagCCCTCACTACCGACACTGA
- the CLASRP gene encoding CLK4-associating serine/arginine rich protein isoform X1, whose amino-acid sequence MGRTGAQGEGEPHSSFSIPKTLERTELSSLQRFAVKGHDEKAKIRVEELSTSTTPRGWEGSLSLEAGAAQLEPAAVVGPALSKDGAEGKYPPRPGSVKSSHVPFLPLLAAALAPAYPLWPRHELRRGVWPLCWVFKGILDQHMILRLPAPALISPRSRGSDHAKPSRKGLWFFRGLKSLGERGTSISPEACEHQKLHLLLSSSPEQESDERKCNYERYRGLVQNDFAGISEEQCLYQIYIDELYGGLQKPNEDEKKKLAEKKASIGYTYEDSTVAELENSLEKRGDEEDSEEDSNTDEDEVIPDIDVEVDVDELNQEQVADLNKQATTYGMADGDFVRMLRKDKEEAEAIKNAKALEEEKAMYSGRRSRRQRREFREKRLKGRKISPPSYARRDSPTYDPYKRSPSESTSESRSRSRTPSPGHEEKITFITSFGGSDEEAAAASAQAGGISGKAATLGKQRSAPGQPGSTAAGHSTSSRRRSSSSSTSPSSSSSSSSRSSSRSHRGGGYHRSSRYCRSHSRRYSRSRSRSRRYSGGGSRDSRRRSRSYSPDRGYRYSSRRRSRSRSRSGERYRRGGRSSRHWSSSRSSRSPSDSRSYSKSMSPVREKPPRPAASPAVGEKLKKADTAAGKETGAAKPKLTPQEKLKLRMQKALNRQFKADKKAAQEKMLQQEHERQEREDELRAMARKIRMKERERREKEREEWERQYSRQSRSPSPRYGREYSSSRRRSRSRSRSPHYRH is encoded by the exons atggggaggacTGGAGCACAGGGCGAAGGGGAACCCCACAGCAGCTTTTCCATACCTAAAACATTAGAGAGGACAGAGCTGAGCTCTTTGCAGAGGTTTGCAGTAAAAGGGCATGATGAAAAGGCCAAAATTAGAGTGGAGGAGTTAAGTACCAGCACAACCCCCAGAGGCTGGGAGGGTTCTCTCTCTCTAGAGGCGGGTGCTGCTCAGCTGGAGCCAGCTGCTGTAGtcggccctgctttgagcaaggacGGGGCAGAAGGCAAATATCCCCCCAGGCCTGGGTCTGTGAAGAGCAGCCACGTTCCTTTCCTGcccctgcttgctgctgctctggcacCTGCTTACCCTCTCTGGCCTCGGCACGAGCTCCGGAGAGGAGTTTGGCCCCTTTGTTGGGTTTTCAAGGGAATTCTAGACCAGCACATGATCCTTCGCCTGCCAGCCCCGGCCCTGATCTCTCCACGAAGCAGGGGATCTGATCATGCTAAGCCAAGCAGAAAAGGGTTGTGGTTTTTCCGGGGTCTAAAATCCCTTGGGGAGAGGGGAACCTCCATCTCCCCAGAGGCTTGTGAGCACCAAAAGCTGCATCTGCTCCTTTCCAGCTCCCCTGAGCAGGAGTCTGATGAGAGAAAGTGTAACTACGAGCGGTACCGAGGCCTGGTGCAGAACGACTTTGCCGGCA TCTCGGAGGAGCAGTGCCTCTACCAGATCTACATTGACGAGCTCTATGGGGGACTCCAAAAGCCAAATGAAGATGAGAAAAAGAA GCTGGCGGAGAAAAAGGCTTCCATCGGCTACACATACGAGGACAGCACTGTGGCTGAGCTCGAGAACTCCTTGGAGAAGCGAGGGGATGAGGAAGACTCTGAGGAAGACAGCAACACAGATGAAGACGAAGTCATCCCCGATATCG ATGTGGAAGTGGACGTGGATGAGCTGAACCAGGAGCAAGTGGCCGACCTGAACAAGCAGGCGACCACGTATGGCATGGCAGACGGGGACTTTGTCAG gatgtTGCGGAAGGACAAAGAAGAGGCAGAAGCTATTAAAAATGCCAAAgccctggaagaagaaaaggcgATGTACTCG GGCCGTCGCTCTCGCCGCCAAAGGAGGGAGTTCAGGGAGAAACGCTTGAAAGGGAGGAAGATCAGCCCACCCAG CTATGCACGGAGAGACAGTCCCACCTATGATCCCTACAAACG CTCCCCCTCGGAGTCCACCTCCGAATCCCGTTCCCGTTCCCGCACCCCATCTCCCGGCCATGAGGAAAAGATCACCTTCATCACCAGCTTCGGCGGCAGTGACGAGGAAGCGGCAGCGGCATCTGCACAAGCTGGCGGCATCTCCGGAAAAGCTGCCACACTTGGGAAACAGCGTTCCGCCCCAGGGCAGCCGGGCAGCACCGCGGCAGGTCATAGCACCTCGTCCCG GAGACGCTCTTCgtcctcttccacctccccatcctcctcctcatcctccagctCCCGCTCCAGCTCCCGCTCACACCGAGGTGGCGGCTACCACCGCTCTAGCCGCTACTGCCGCTCCCACAGCCGCCGGTACTCACGCtcccgcagccgcagccgccgcTACTCGGGAGGGGGCTCGCGGGACAGCCGGCGTCGTTCCAGATCCTATTCCCCTGACCGGGGGTATCGGTAcagctcccgccgccgctccAG GAGCCGTTCCAGGTCAGGAGAGCGCTACCGGCGAGGCGGCAGGTCCAGCCGACACTGGAGCAGCAGCCGAAGCAGCCGAAGTCCCAGCGATTCGCGGAGCTACAGCAAATCAATGTCTCCGGTGCGAGAGAAACCACCGAGGCCCGCAGCGTCGCCCGCTGTGGGGGAGAAACTGAAAaa GGCTGACACTGCTGCTGGTAAAGAGACAGGAGCTGCCAAA CCCAAACTGACGCCACAGGAGAAGCTGAAGCTGCGCATGCAGAAGGCGCTGAACCGGCAGT ttaaagcCGATAAAAAGGCAGCGCAGGAAAAAATGCTGCAACAGGAGCACGAGAGACAG GAGCGGGAGGACGAGCTGCGTGCCATGGCCCGGAAAATTCGCATGAA GGAGAGAGAGCGCCGGGAGAAGGAGCGGGAGGAATGGGAGAGGCAGTACAGCCGGCAGAGCCGGTCTCCGTCCCCGCGCTATG GTCGGGAATACAGCTCCTCCCGGAG gcggtcccggtcccggtcccggagCCCTCACTACCGACACTGA